From the genome of Poecilia reticulata strain Guanapo linkage group LG22, Guppy_female_1.0+MT, whole genome shotgun sequence:
GTAAAAACTGGGTTTTAGACATCTTGAATGACAAAATACATTAAGTATCGATATTTACAGTGTCGGCAGCCTTCCTTCATCAAGACTTCGGTATCTTCTAGTGTAGAGATCATCAACATCTCAGGAATTTTATTCAATCTGGAactgtgaaatatttctttctttctgtccgtctctctgtccttttctttctgagtcttttatgttttttctttccttctttctgctttttttcttctcttccttttgttctttcttactttctttccatttatgTGTTCTTCATTGTTTCCTTAGGTTCTACGCCTCTCCTCCATCCtctctttccttttattttaattcaaatcaaaaatacttttattattaccagagggaaattaaatgttatacAAATATTCCTTCTTCCCTGTCGTGCTCCTTGGTCGGGACTGGTTTGTATCTCCTGTTCGTgtgcatttccttttttttttttttttacattactgtttttattgctgctgtTGTCTGAACAGTAACTCTATTTAATTGCCTGCATTGGAAAAATCCCATGTgtgctttttgtgtttcagtcttCTTACCCCATGCGCATGAACCGCTGCAATCAGATTCTTAAGAACGCCATCAGTCTTAAAAAGCCTCTGGAGAAATTCATTGGAGACGCGAACAGACTCACCGATAAGCTGCTGGAGCTCTGCAACAAGCCGGTAAAAATGTCCACACAGGACGTCAAAAAAATGGGAGTAACGAGATTACACCTGGAAGTGATGATgtgcaaattaaaatttgagTTTATGTATTCATAAAATTAACTCCAAGATTGGGCAGCTGTCCAGAGGGATCGACAATTTGATTAACTGTGTGTTCttaaaagaggagaaaaaaaatgtcttactttataaaatacatttgtgtttgGTCGTGTCGCTCATTCAGGTGGACGGCAACAGCACCACCCTCAGCATGGGCGTTCACTTCAAGCAGCTGAAGCGGCTGGTGGAGGAGTCCACCTTCAGCCAGATCCTCATCCCGCTGCAGTCCGTCCTCATCCCGACGCTGCCCTCTACTGGCGGGGCGAGCACAAAGCACGATGCCTTCCCCGGACACTGGGCGTACCTGGACGGCTTCGAAGACAGCGTAAGTAGGAGAGATGAGTGGGGGGGGAGGTGTCTGAATTTCACGACCCGTTTCCGATATAGATAAATTCCAGtttttggaaaagtttgggaaaatttaaatgtgcaaaaatgtttgcatttccaGACTTTTCTCCCCACCTTATTGTGTGAAAGTTACATCCtgatataatgttttttttttacgttttatcCTAACTGATCTGTTTGCGTTTGCTCATATAAGGTGGAGATTTTAGCCTCCTTGCAGAAGCCCAAGAAGATCAGTCTGAAGGGCTCGGATGGGCGGAGCTACACCATGATGTGTAAACCTAAAGATGATCTAAGGAAAGACTGCCGCCTCATGGAGTTCAACTGTCTCATCAACAAGGTTGTGTGTCTGACTGATAAAACACGGTTTCTGCTGGTAATGATGAGTCCTCCTTCACCCCCCTCATCGTCGTACTTTCTGCGAGCAGTGTCTCCGTAAGGACGCCGAGTCCAGGCGCAGGGAGCTGCACATCCGCACCTATGCCGTGATTCCTCTCAACGAGGAGTGCGGCATCATCGAGTGGGTCAACAACACCGCCGGGCTGCGGCACATCCTCACCAAGCTGTACAAAGAGAGAggtgtttatgtttatgtctgctgctgtttgtgtgtgatttcaCTTTGGCGTTAAATGTTtgggaaaataatttctgaaagcATGAAGAAGTTGAAAGGCATTGTAGAGTTTGTGAAACCAAGTGCAAAGGATTTGTAGACTTGGAACAGCTGAAGGGATTTTGACGATGTATTTCTCTAGGTGTCCACCTGTCGGGTAAAGAGCTGAGGAAGCTTATTTTACCCAAAACGGCTGCCTTTGAGGAAAAACTACGAATCCACAAGGAGGTGCTCTGCGCTCAGCATCCGCCCGTCTTTTATGAGTGGTTCCTCCGAACGTTTCCCGACCCTGAATCATGGTATGCCACTACTCCACTGCATGAGCACGGAGGACAATATTACAAGCAGTacttgcttttttgttttgttttttcatgtctgCTCATGTTCACACCCAGGTACAGCAGTCGCTCTGCGTACTGCCGCTCCACTGCGGTGATGTCCATGGTCGGCTACATCCTGGGGCTTGGCGATCGCCATGGAGAAAACATCCTCTTTGACTCTTTCACTGGGGAATGTGTCCACGTCGACTTCAACTGCCTCTTCAACAAGGTTAGTTACTCAGATTAGAAGTATTGACACTTCTTTGAGGAACTGtatctgctgtgtgttttggtcCCTTTTCCCTCCCGTTTGCTTTATATGCGCCATTCTCTTTGTGTCCACTAGGGGGAGACATTTGACGTGCCCGAGGTAGTTCCATTCCGACTTACCCAAAACATGGTCCATGCTATGGGGCCGATGGGCACTGAGGGCTTGTTTAGACAGGCCTGTGAGGTCACACTGAGGCTGATGCGAGACCAGAGAGAGCCACTCATGAGGTAGACACAGTTTAATACATTGGGATTGCCAAaaccttgtttttcttcagtgttcatattcaaaaataacactttcaGCATATAATTGTTTGCTGTTACTCCTTAAGTGTGCTGAAGACCTTCCTTCATGACCCGCTGGTGGAGTGGAGCAAGCCATCCAAAGGCCTGGTGAAAACCCAGGCCAATGAGACAGGCGAGATAGTTAATGAaaaggtttgtttgtgtttgtcctaATTGGATATCGTGTTATACAAAtgatttgtttctgcttcaagcTGTTAATTTATGCCCTGTCTGTCACTGCCAGGCCAAAACACACGTGTGTGACATCGAGCAGCGTCTCCAGGGGGTGATAAAGAGCAGGAACAAAGTGCTTGGCCTCCCTCTGTCAATAGAGGGACATGTGCACTACCTCATCCAGGAAGCCACGGATGACAAAATGCTCTGTCAGATGTATTTGGGTTGGGGTCCGTACCTGTAGAAAGACAGATAAGTTAATTatcataaaacactttttgagtaaagtttcagttttgttgacgttcccgtttttttttttttaaactgtcgtCCGTTTGTATTgttcatttgtaataaaaagatCTTCTGTTGGTAAGTGTGATTGAATGcgtcttttaatcttttaaccCTCCTTAGATCCTCTGATGCGCCTCAGACCGTCAGCTGATTGAGTTAATCCTCCcttctctctgtttctgtgcTGCTAGCGCTCAGAGGTTCAAGAAAACTCGGCACGGCTATCACAGGGCAGTGAGGTTGCATGCTTAAATTTTGTTTGCGGAGCAGTCTCCATTATGGGTTCAGACACTCAGAGAGTCGCTGTGTTTGTTATTATGgtatttcttcttttagttAACTCATggctgtttttgcagtttagttTGAGCTAGAACCCGTAaggtatttttgtgttttaagagCTGTtgacttaaatttttttctctccttttcaatttttattttattttattttttttgcattccatGTGTAATTTTATACTTGTAAGCAAGTGCTTGTAAgtataaacaacattttgtggAGAGattatgcttttattgtgaactTGAACAGGAAGTGTAATTTAATCTTTCACgtctttacattttctcagcACTTTTGTCATGTTTACGTCGGTGTAAACAGTTTAGCGCATGCTAAATGATGGTAcatcatttgacattttaatggtCTGTCCGAAGCATTTATTTAAGTTATCCCGGACAGTAATGAAACAATAGCGTCCTTTagagacaaaaattaaaagacTGACGTCACAGCAACGCCAGTCACTTTTTTGAGCGTCCTTTATTGACCCTTAGAAAACAAGTGGATAATGGGTAAATACTGACAGCGGTAAACAAGGGAGCAGGTGCGTGTGGAGCCTCTTAACGTCTCCGACGTCGCTCTGTCAGCCTCTATGTATGGCAAGCCGTTAGAATCAATAATACCCCGCATATTAACGTGTTGTAAATAGCCGGTTGCGACGTTTTTTCTCCCCGCCAGGTTGAGTATCTCAACAGCTTGCCGTGCTTGCAAAGGTGTTAGCGGGGTGAGGCGATGCGTGGGTCAGCTAGTGGCTCTTGGAGGTGAACATTTGGTTCAGTAACCGGGGTTAATTCGGTGCCCCCTCCGCCGCCACGCCTCCCCGGAGACAACGGCCGACCTTGAGGACTCGGTCATGGACCTGACGCGACTGGCTGTGGATGCTGGCCAGTTCATTAACCGAGCTGTTCaggtaaataaagaaaaacagcgCTTTACATGTCCACCTGCTTTATTAAAATGGATTTGAGCCCCGCGTTGCTGTGGAAAACAAGGTTGTCTTGTCATATCGCTCCAGTACACCGGAGAGAGCCTCGGCCAGGCGGATAAGACCGGGCTGGACCCCGGGCTGGAGGGACTCCTGGCTCAGGCGGACGCCACCAAGACCTGGACGGACTCAATCATTTCTCAAACCGAGGTGCTACTGCAACCTAGTCTAggtgagaaattaaaaatttattgtgTATATTATTTGGTGGTCCTATCAAGAAGGGCGCTCAGGACCAACCTCTCTGTTTTCGTACTTCCACCAACTTCCaatcaactaaaaaaaacaaacaaaaaaaaaacaccaggcAACTTAAttgtccattcatccatcctgTATTTGTAAGTAAGCTCAAcagcaacataaaaatgcatgaaGTGATCAGGAGACGAAAAAGTGTTAGATAAATTTACCACTAAAAGATGAGTTATGATGATAAAGTATAGAGGATTCatcactttgtttaaaaaatgaaatctacCTGATGaggaataaaattacaaaacaaaacatgttcagtgGTGATTTGACGCAAATATCTAAACAGCCAACAGCAATATATTTACTTCATGAGAAATTAGACTCGAGCTAAATGACCCACCGTTTCTTTGATAACGTGTCAGGAATAGAAAACATACATGTACATTTAAACATCGAGTCCTTAAACGCATAATCATAAATATAATTGGGGTCTATGTAATCCTCCTGCAGGGCTATGAATCAGTTTTTGCCCTCTACCGCATTGCATCTTCTTTGAATTAGTGTGTTTGCTCTGACTGTAATTGACTCATGTAGATGAATAgagatctttttcttttcttttctttttttttgctttcaatttCTTCAGCTAATAGAGTTATAAGTGGACGTGGTCTGCTTTCTATCAGTAAAGTGGCCTGTTGGGCTGCCAGGAGCATTAAGGACAAAGCTTCATAAAATGTCAATTCTAATTTCCAGAGAGCCTTTGGCTCCACTGCAGATCTTTATTGTTCTTATGGAGAAACAGGAAAGCAGACGTATGCCAATCAGGTTATTTACAGTTAAGTGTCCTAAATGTCAGTACCTACCTATAAAAAGAACtataagaataaataatttctaatgtttgttttttttttaacctctgaCATACAGGAGCTCGATTAGAGGACCGGCTGTACGAGCATCTGGAATGGAGCGCCCCGCCTCGACCCCGAGCGCACGAGTTACTGGGGGATCAAATGACCCAGGCTGGGCTGGAGGTCGGATCGAACACACCCTACGGTGAGTCTGCATGTGTTTGCACCATTTGCCCTCTTAGCTTTTGCCCTTTTTAGGTGGATATGATAcgttatcagatttttttttacagtttgtattAAGTTAAAATGTCAGGTTTTGGCATTTGAAGCAGTACAATTTCAGTAACTCGGAAAGGGagagaaatattttgaaaaagataaagCTGCAACACCCTGGTTGCACGAGCGTACAAACTTATAAAGCAGTCTTTGATTCAATTTCAGCATTCAGTCTGATTTAGCAGGAGTTTATCAGCTTCCTGCATCTTAATTTGGTTGCATTTCCCCGTCTTACCTTTCAAAGGTTCACCCAAATCCACCAGACTGCGGATGACTGATGACTCAGATTTTCTGTCAGGTTTACTGCTGAGCTCAGTCTAGAGGAAGCCGTTCTCCTGTTGGATAGTGACATTTACTGTTGTCTTTGTACCAAATTTCCCATTTGCAATTGTGATCAAAAAGCTAAATGTGGTTTTTATCAAACCATAACTCGTTTTTCCTCAGAGTTTTGGGagatttcagatgttttcttttgggaaaaaaatccctttaTCTCCATCAGTGTTGATGTCAGGCCCTGACCAGTTTCgctcttattttttattaacattagTAAAGTCTGCACACTTGTACAAACAACTGTTGCATattctttgcttgttttttgtggtttgccttctaatttatttattttttgctttgtttttatccaCTGAATGTCTGCGTACAGGAACAGCTCTGATAAGGTTCGGCGAGGCCCAGAAGCAGCTGGGAGAAGCCGAGAGGAAGTTTGCAGAATGCACAAACATTCACTTTCTCACCCCGCTGAAGAGTTTCACAGAGGGTGAATACAGAGCCATCCAGGTGAAACGCACCTCTTATCTCTTACTACCTCTCCTTTGCCGTCAGCCATGTGAGGCGTTTAGCTTCTGACCCGGTTTCGCTGTAAACGGTTTTTAACAGAATGAGCGTAAGATGTTGGTGAACAAGCGTTTGGACTTGGACGTAGCCAAGACCAGGCTGAGGAAAGCCCATGAAGCAGACAGAGAGGCCAGGGTGAGCTGCAGCTATAGTTTACTCTAAAGTGTGTGGGATACTAGAAGTAAAAACATGGCAATTTTCTTGTAACATCTTGTTTGACCTCtgtctctccttttttttctttttttttttttgacagaaccTGAATGCGAACCCGTTGGATGACGACTACATGTCTCACGTTTCTTACATGTTCAGCTTCCTGCGTGTTAAATGGCTTAAGGTTCGAttctttttgaagaaaagtGAACAACAAAGAGAGACAAACGTTACAATTTGGGCTTTGACGtagttatttttatgctttctcCAAACAGATATGGGCTCAGGAAATCTCTCAGGTACAAACATCTCTGTCTTTAAGCTCATTCAGATAATCTGCTTCTGCCTCTTCTGGCAGATTGGTTGATAGAAAATAGACCCACACCCTCACAGTTCATTGGGATTTTTAATGTcatagacaaacaaaaagtggtGCGTTGttataaaatggaaagaaaacgaATGGTTTCCAcgtttttacaaagaaaaatctgcttttgtATAAAACCACCTTTagcctgataaaaaaaaaatgaaacacaagcTCACCTATTCAAACTGAAATTACTCAACCCGACAACACCGATCAGATAAGTCATTTCTAGATATCGTCGCAGAACCAAAGTCATTGATTAGAAGTTGCACGATGCCATCTAACGGGTCGTGTTTGTGTGCGAAGGCCGAGATGGAGTTGAGGATCTGTCAGAGTCTTTTCGATCGGCAATCAGAAATCACAAGACGGGCTCTCGAAGGCATCAGCAGCACTCACGTATGTTAAAACAAACCCTGGACAGAGTACGTGTGCCAACGTTTCTGTAAGATTCAGTGTCAAATGTCGCGTTGCCCGTCTCTTTGCTCAGATCGACCACATGCGGAGCCTTGCGGACTTTGTGGATGGTCAGGCGTCATTTTTCGCTCAGGGCAACCAACACGCTCAGGAACTGCAGAGACAGATGTCCAGgtttgcatttattattaatgacCTCAATgacaactattttattttaataacaacAATGAAAACTAGGGTAATTGTTGAAGCCTGTTCAACTTCTTACTCAGGTGCAGTACTGTGCAAAAGTTTTGGACCacctcaatttttttattttgctttatttctaatGAGCCAAACCTCCTTGTAAGCTTCTGACGTGAAAATAGTACTCAAGGATTTCTAAATGTTCTTTAATGCTTAACTTTCCTTTTACACATTCATAGTCCAGTACATGactattttcatatttctttatttgtttaggTGCTTTTGCTTAACTTACAGTCTAAAGaaatattcctaaaaaaatGACTAGTTGCTTGAGAATTTTGTACTAAATTTGGATTTATCTTCCATGAGTATGCTTGAATTCCCAAACTTTACCACAAACATCAATTTGTCAGACGCTCTCATATCAGGTGATATTGCTGTTTTATgatattcacatttttcctcattttactTTCAGGATTCCAGCTGTCTTTTGCTCTAATAACTGGCAATCAGCGGTTAATAACGAGCCACCAATCAGCAGCCATGTTGCCGGTGAACCTGTCGGGTTGGATCAGGTCGCTCCGGTTTCCAAAGCAGCTCGCCAGCTGCCAGACTTTGACCAGGACTCGTGGACACTTGCCGTCAATCCTAAAACTGAAACAGATCTCTTTTCATCTGATCACgcaaacaacaataacaacaacaacaacagtggCGCCTTCGGTACTCCCGGCCAATCAAGCGGTCACCAAGCAGCTGTTAAAAATCAACTATTTACAGACCAAACATTCGATCTCGTATTTACATCCAACCAATCAGATGAGCTTCCTTCACCCAGCAGGACAAATCAGGGAACAAACAGTTTGCCTT
Proteins encoded in this window:
- the LOC103458427 gene encoding endophilin-B1-like translates to MDLTRLAVDAGQFINRAVQYTGESLGQADKTGLDPGLEGLLAQADATKTWTDSIISQTEVLLQPSLGARLEDRLYEHLEWSAPPRPRAHELLGDQMTQAGLEVGSNTPYGTALIRFGEAQKQLGEAERKFAECTNIHFLTPLKSFTEGEYRAIQNERKMLVNKRLDLDVAKTRLRKAHEADREARNLNANPLDDDYMSHVSYMFSFLRVKWLKIWAQEISQAEMELRICQSLFDRQSEITRRALEGISSTHIDHMRSLADFVDGQASFFAQGNQHAQELQRQMSRIPAVFCSNNWQSAVNNEPPISSHVAGEPVGLDQVAPVSKAARQLPDFDQDSWTLAVNPKTETDLFSSDHANNNNNNNNSGAFGTPGQSSGHQAAVKNQLFTDQTFDLVFTSNQSDELPSPSRTNQGTNSLPSAARDSTRTSNATFTNGAATAVALPPQRSAIRNETQTGDAEATDITASTDVVPDSQTTNETHERPVTNGEDV